A region from the Gallus gallus isolate bGalGal1 chromosome 25, bGalGal1.mat.broiler.GRCg7b, whole genome shotgun sequence genome encodes:
- the PEX11B gene encoding LOW QUALITY PROTEIN: peroxisomal membrane protein 11B (The sequence of the model RefSeq protein was modified relative to this genomic sequence to represent the inferred CDS: deleted 1 base in 1 codon) yields METWVRFSAQSQAKERLFRAAQYACTLAGDALRRNGANPALLSSVKQLEAHLSLGRKLLRLGSSADALEAAKRAIHLSDMVLRFCVTLSHLNRAMYFACDNVLWAGKVGLAPSVDQEKWGQRSFRYYLFALIVNLSRDAYEIRLLMEREASGRRSKGAEEGQRGDVGLQPLGLRLQVQLRLLLHVLRGNPPLLLDVLRNACDLFIPLDKLGLYRSGPAFVGLCGLTSSVLSILTILHPWLKLKP; encoded by the exons ATGGAGACGTGGGTGCGCTTCAGCGCGCAGAGCCAGGCCAAGGAGCGGCTCTTCAG GGCCGCGCAGTACGCGTGCACGTTGGCCGGGGACGCGCTGCGGAGGAACGGGGCGAACCCCGCACTGCTGAGCAGCGTGAAGCAGCTGGAAGCGCACCTCAGCCTGGGCCGAAAGC TGCTGCGCCTGGGCAGCTCGGCCGACGCTCTGGAGGCGGCG AAGAGAGCCATCCACCTGTCCGACATGGTGCTGCGCTTCTGCGTCACCCTCAGCCACCTCAACAGGGCCATGTACTTCGCCTGCGACAACGTCCTGTGGGCGGGGAAGGTGGGGCTGGCGCCCAGCGTGGACCAGGAGAAGTGGGGGCAGAGATCCTTCAg GTATTACCTCTTCGCCCTCATCGTCAACCTGAGCCGCGACGCCTACGAGATCCGGCTGCTGATGGAGCGCGAGGCGAGCGGGCGGCGCAGTAAGGGGGCCGAGGAGGGGCAGCGGGGCGACGTGGGGCTGCAGCCgctggggctgaggctgcaggTGCAGCTGCGGCTTCTGCTGCACGTCCTGCGGGGGAACCCTCCGCTGCTGCTGGACGTGCTGAGGAACGCCTGCGACCTCTTCATCCCTCTGGACAAGCTGGGGCTGTACCGCAGCGGCCCGGCCTTCGTGGGGCTGTGCGGCCTCACCTCATCCGTCCTCTCCATCCTCACCATCCTCCATCCGTGGCTCAAACTGAAGCCGTAG